The Pseudonocardia sp. EC080619-01 genome segment GCATCCGTGCGCGGCCGGCCCGCACAACGTGCGCGTGCACGACCGCGGTACGCAGTTCCGCGAGTGTGGTCTCGAGGTGTCCGGTCGGGCCCGCGGGATCAGTCGCGACCAGCAGCTCCAGCATCTGGTCGGGGCCGACAGGGCGGACCGATCCGCCATCGCTATAGTACCAGACCTGCCCCCCGGCGTAGCGGCTGTGTGTCAGAGGACCGCCATCGACCGCGGCCCAGGTCAGCGACCCTCCGCCGGGGAGGTCGACGCGCACCCACCGATCGTGGACTGTTCTGAGGGTTTCCGGCACCCAAGTGGGGGCGGGGCCGGGCGTGCAGGCGTCCAGCCCCCACAGCCCCTCCGTGGTTGCTGCCTCCAGCAGGTCGGCGATAACTTCCTGCCCGGGAGGGGGCAGATTGCTCACGCCGTTCCCCCCACGACACGCCGCTGCGGGCCGGTGGCGCCACGACCTGCGCGAACCCGGGCGCGTTCCAACCAGGCGTCGTCGTAGACGCGGTCGAGATAGCGGTCCCCGCGGTCGGGGAACAGGCAGACCACGCGGGCGGGCCGAGGTAACGACGGCAGGATCCGCCGGACTGCGGCGACCACCGAGCCCGTCGATCCACCGGCGAAGATCGCTTCCTCGAGCAGCAGGTCGCGGCAGGCCTCGGCGGCGGTGGCGTCGTCGATGTGCACAACGTCGTCGATCTCCTCCGGGCTGTGCAGCTCCGGCACTCGCCCGGCGCCGGCGCCGGGCAACTCACGGGTCCCCGGTGGTGACGGCCGGTCGCCGGAGAAGATCACCGAGCCGACGGCGTCGACGGCGACCACCCGCATCTGCGGTGCATGCTCACGCAACCGGCGGGCGCAGCCGAGGATGCTGCCGGTAGTGCTGACCGGGGCGACGAGCACGGTCGGTGGGCAGACGAGGTCCTCGGCCAGCTCGGCGCCGGTTCCGTGGTAGTGGGCAAGCCAGTTGCGGTCGTTGGCGTACTGGTTGATCCAGACGGCACCTGTGGAGTTGACGATCTCGCGGACCCGGGCCAGCCGGGCGCCCAGGTACCCGCCGACCTCCGCGGGCTCGGTGACGCGCTCGACGTCGGCGCCGAGCGACTCCATGATTGCCAAGTTGGCCGCCGACGCCATTGGATCCACCACGCAGGTGAAGTGCAGGCCGTGGATGCGGGCGACCATCGCGATTGCCACGCCAAAGTTCCCGGAGCTGGACTCGACGAGTCTGTCCCCAGGTCTGATGCTGCCATCCGCCAGACCGTTGCCGATGATGTGCTGGGCCGAGCGGTCCTTCATGCTGCCGCCCGGGTTGAGCAGCTCCATCTTCGCGAGCACCTCGACGTCGTGCTCTGGGAAGAGCCGACTCAGCGCGACCAGCGGAGTGCGTCCGATGTGGTCGAGCACGCTGTCGAGGATCGGTTCGGCCTCCACGTGAGTGTGGGCCACTCGTGCCTCCTGCTCTCAGCCAGGAAGAAGTCCTGGGGTTGTTTGTTGCACAGGGATGACGATCGTGGGGTGGGCCCGTCCGGGTCCACTGTGGTCACTCTTGGCCAACCGCCGTGCACGACGTCGTCGGCGTCGTCACACGGCCACCCGGTCGACGTGGTCAGCCCGCGCCGCCGAGGGCCCGGTCGATGTCGTCGAGCACCGCCATCCCGCCCACTGGGCCAACGCCGGTGATCCAGACCGCCTGATCGACCGTGTGCAAGCGAGGAAACGCCCTGTCCTGCACCGACGTCAGTGTCGTGGGCAGCGGGTCGGCCGAGGCGGGGTCGGGGACGGTCACGAACACCTCGTCGGCACCGGCCTCGACGGCGAGCTCGGGGGAGAGATCGGTCTGGATGCCGCCGACCCACTCGCGAGGAGGGATGGTCAGACCCGTGCACTCCAGCGTCGTCCCGGCGAACGAGGTCGGTCCGTAGAGGGTCAGTATCGCGTCCCGCGGACGGATCATCTGCGCAGTTCGTCCCGCGGTGCGGTGCTTGGCGTCGATCTCGGCACACCGGTCCTGGTAGCGCTGCATCAGCGCTTCGGTCTCCTGCTCCCGCCCCAGCGCCCGACCGACCGTTCGCACGTTGTCCTGCCAGGGATCGAGGTGGTTGGCCAGATAAACGGTCGGCGCGATCGCGGAGAGCTGATCGTAAAACTGGGAGTGCCGCGTCTCGGTTCCGATGATCAAGTCCGGATCGAGCGCGGCGATGGTCTCCAGGTTCGGCGCGTCGACGGTCCCGACGGAGGTGATGGCGCTGCCGCCCTCCCCGAGATAGCGCGGGACACCGACCGCCTCGGAGAAGACAGTGGCACCGGCAGCGGGGATTCCGAGCCCGACCGTGGTGTCCGTCGCGGCAGGCTCGAGCGTGACGACCCGCTCGGGCTTCTCGGGAACCGTAGCCTCGCCCCGGGCGTGTGCGACAGTCCGCCCCTGTGCGGTGGATGCCTCGTCGGCCGGTGCGCTGCACCCGGCCGCCACGACCACGAGAGCGAGGCCGGCGGCGCATCCGGCGACCCGCGCCGCACGACGCCATGGTGTTCGGAACATGAATGTCCTTTCTCGGTGTGGACGTGCGGGAACGAGCGTCGATCGCCGCCGACCACGGTTGTTCGAATGAGAGGCCGCGAAGCTGGGCACTGGTGCCCGACCTCACAGAGAGAGCTGTCGAAGGTCGGTCGCGGTCAACCGATGTCGACGGCCAGCACCGGGCGTCGACCGACCCGCTCCGCCCCCCGGACGTTGCGGCCGATCGGGAACGGGGTGCCCCGGAGCGTATCCCCGGTGCCCGAGCGGACAGGGTCGACCAGCACTCCGCGCGATTCGACGGCGCTCAGCCGCACTTCCCCACACGACGTCGACAGACACACGCAGCCATCGTCAAGGTCGACCGTCACGAGCTCGCCGGGTAGGCAACAGCAGGCCTGCAGGCCTTCAAGCACCGGTTTGCGGTTCTGGACCGACTCCACGATATGCGAAATCCGTCCGTGCCTGATGCCCGACGCGGCAGCATCTCCGACAGTGATCGCCACCCGGTCCGGGTCTGTGTCGACGGGGTTGTTGCGGGCTGTCCCGGGCGGGTCGTCCGGTCGCCGGTCCTTGTGATCGTCGGCTGGCTCCGCGCCGAGTAGCTCGCCGATGGCCGGGATTGGGCAGCCGTAGGGGGAACGGTGCGGCACGTCGAGGAGCCGGAGGATTTTGCGCTCGGCGTCGTCGCCGAGTATGTGTTGCCAGTAGGTGGCCTCGGCGTGCGCCGCCGGCCACTCGAGTCCGATCACACGGACGAGCAGGAGCTCAACGACTCGGTGTTTGCGGACAACGACTCGTGCCTTCGCCCGTCCGGGCTCGGTCAGCACGATCCCGATGGAGTCCGGGAGCTCGACTAATCCGTCCCGGACGAGCCGGGCGGTCCGCTGGCTCAGGGCGCTACGTGTGATGCCGTGTCCGGACCACAGATCAGCCTGTCGAGGGGGAAGACCGTGCTCCTCCCAGAACTCATAGACCGCCCGCAGGAAGGCCTCCGACGAGTCGATGAGAACCCCGGGTGAGCTCGTGCGCGACCGCCTCAACCCGTGCATAAAGGCAGGCTATGCTTCATAAGGTAAGGGTCCCTTCCCCAAAATGAGGGGGTGGAGGTGCGCACGGCGGCAACGGCCGAGGACGAGGAGCCGCTCGCGGTGCTCCTCGCCGACGATCACCGTGTCTTCACCGACGCGTTGCGGATCAGCCTGGACCGGACACCCGGCATCCGCTGCACTGCGGTCGGACATTCGGTCGCCGAAGCGACCGCTCTCATCGACAGCTCCGGTTGCGACGTCGCCGTAGTCGATCTCGAGCTACCGGACGGCAGCGGGCTGAGCGTCGTCGAGCACCTCGCCCGCAGGCACCGCCCGGGCCGATGCATCGTCCTCACCGCACATCTGCGGCCCGACCTCGCTCGGCGGGCGATCGCAGCCGGCGCGGTCGGGTTCCTGGGCAAGGACGGCACCCTTCCCCGGATCGTCGAGGCCGTCCGGTACGCCTCGCCGGACAACGTCCTGGTCGATGTGGACACGAGCCCCGCCCAGGCCGATCTGACGATGCGCGAGCACCAGGTCCTGGGCCTACTCGGACAGGGGCTCGACCCGGCGACGATCGCCGCAGATCTTCGCATCTCGCTGCACACCACACGCGATCACATCAAGTCGATCAAGGCGAAGCTGGGCGTGCACAGCCTGCTCGCTGCCGTAATCGCGGCGGGGCGACAGGGCCTGATCTCCGTCGGATCGCGCATCTGAC includes the following:
- the sbnA gene encoding 2,3-diaminopropionate biosynthesis protein SbnA gives rise to the protein MAHTHVEAEPILDSVLDHIGRTPLVALSRLFPEHDVEVLAKMELLNPGGSMKDRSAQHIIGNGLADGSIRPGDRLVESSSGNFGVAIAMVARIHGLHFTCVVDPMASAANLAIMESLGADVERVTEPAEVGGYLGARLARVREIVNSTGAVWINQYANDRNWLAHYHGTGAELAEDLVCPPTVLVAPVSTTGSILGCARRLREHAPQMRVVAVDAVGSVIFSGDRPSPPGTRELPGAGAGRVPELHSPEEIDDVVHIDDATAAEACRDLLLEEAIFAGGSTGSVVAAVRRILPSLPRPARVVCLFPDRGDRYLDRVYDDAWLERARVRAGRGATGPQRRVVGGTA
- a CDS encoding ABC transporter substrate-binding protein, translating into MVVAAGCSAPADEASTAQGRTVAHARGEATVPEKPERVVTLEPAATDTTVGLGIPAAGATVFSEAVGVPRYLGEGGSAITSVGTVDAPNLETIAALDPDLIIGTETRHSQFYDQLSAIAPTVYLANHLDPWQDNVRTVGRALGREQETEALMQRYQDRCAEIDAKHRTAGRTAQMIRPRDAILTLYGPTSFAGTTLECTGLTIPPREWVGGIQTDLSPELAVEAGADEVFVTVPDPASADPLPTTLTSVQDRAFPRLHTVDQAVWITGVGPVGGMAVLDDIDRALGGAG
- a CDS encoding metal-dependent transcriptional regulator, whose translation is MHGLRRSRTSSPGVLIDSSEAFLRAVYEFWEEHGLPPRQADLWSGHGITRSALSQRTARLVRDGLVELPDSIGIVLTEPGRAKARVVVRKHRVVELLLVRVIGLEWPAAHAEATYWQHILGDDAERKILRLLDVPHRSPYGCPIPAIGELLGAEPADDHKDRRPDDPPGTARNNPVDTDPDRVAITVGDAAASGIRHGRISHIVESVQNRKPVLEGLQACCCLPGELVTVDLDDGCVCLSTSCGEVRLSAVESRGVLVDPVRSGTGDTLRGTPFPIGRNVRGAERVGRRPVLAVDIG
- a CDS encoding response regulator transcription factor, with translation MEVRTAATAEDEEPLAVLLADDHRVFTDALRISLDRTPGIRCTAVGHSVAEATALIDSSGCDVAVVDLELPDGSGLSVVEHLARRHRPGRCIVLTAHLRPDLARRAIAAGAVGFLGKDGTLPRIVEAVRYASPDNVLVDVDTSPAQADLTMREHQVLGLLGQGLDPATIAADLRISLHTTRDHIKSIKAKLGVHSLLAAVIAAGRQGLISVGSRI